A section of the Campylobacter lanienae NCTC 13004 genome encodes:
- a CDS encoding HIT family protein produces the protein MIYSDEFIYIEVEPNTLPWVKIFTKGEFKEISHCDDDTRKRLFEAALECEKAMIEFYNPDKINWASFANYLPRVHIHIQARFRDDEFFPESLWGKKQRDSVIRDIKIDEFSKFLNSRLQRVFDKI, from the coding sequence ATGATTTATAGCGATGAGTTTATCTATATTGAAGTTGAGCCAAATACCCTCCCATGGGTCAAAATCTTCACAAAGGGCGAATTTAAAGAGATTAGCCACTGCGATGATGATACTAGAAAAAGACTATTTGAAGCAGCCTTAGAGTGTGAAAAAGCGATGATAGAGTTCTATAATCCTGATAAGATTAATTGGGCGAGTTTTGCTAATTATCTGCCTAGAGTTCATATACATATACAAGCTAGATTTAGAGATGATGAGTTCTTCCCTGAGTCATTATGGGGCAAAAAACAGCGAGATAGCGTGATAAGAGATATCAAAATTGATGAATTTAGCAAATTTTTAAATAGTAGATTACAAAGAGTTTTTGATAAAATTTAA
- a CDS encoding YceI family protein has translation MKKQILTSVAALGLLFGAANATIYSVDAVHSSTAFKIKHLQVSNVTGTFSKFSGELDITDKIPSNLTATIEVDSIDTNNQGRDAHLKKADFFDTAKFPQIKFAMKSYEKSGDGEGKIKGDLTIRDVTKPVVLNYEFGGVSKNRQGTEIVGFSLEGKIKRSDFNFAPDSSTVALGDEIKLNIEIEAVKK, from the coding sequence ATGAAAAAACAAATTTTAACTTCAGTTGCGGCTTTAGGCTTGCTTTTTGGTGCGGCAAATGCGACAATTTATAGCGTTGATGCGGTTCATTCTAGTACAGCTTTTAAGATCAAACACCTTCAAGTTAGCAATGTTACAGGGACATTTAGCAAATTTAGTGGAGAGCTAGATATCACAGACAAAATCCCATCTAATCTAACAGCTACAATAGAAGTAGATTCTATAGATACAAATAATCAAGGTCGTGATGCGCACCTTAAAAAGGCTGATTTTTTCGATACTGCGAAATTCCCACAAATCAAATTCGCAATGAAAAGCTATGAAAAAAGCGGAGATGGTGAAGGCAAAATCAAAGGCGATTTAACAATTAGAGATGTTACTAAACCAGTAGTGCTAAACTATGAATTTGGCGGCGTAAGCAAAAACAGACAAGGCACCGAAATAGTAGGATTTAGCCTAGAAGGCAAAATCAAAAGAAGTGATTTTAACTTTGCGCCAGATTCTAGCACAGTGGCACTTGGTGATGAGATTAAACTAAATATCGAGATTGAAGCAGTTAAAAAATAA
- the truD gene encoding tRNA pseudouridine(13) synthase TruD codes for MENSAIFKPLLTTTHAPINAYFSKNSSDFVVREIPLYEFSGSGEHLMIEIQKKGLSTFEALSIFSSATGAKIRDFGYAGLKDKDGMTTQFISIPSKFESQINNFTHPNIKIIKTIYHNNKLRIGHLKGNHFFIRLKKVLPSEAKKLENAINLIDSRGFANYFGYQRFGKFADNYLKAKELLIAISKGDKKALKRYNPKLRDFLISAYQSEIFNRILSKRVEISRFCDSFSVRELSEIYKFDLDTIKNLKRQKQFFKLICGEVMGHYPFGKLFLCENLDLEVEKFIQRDRTSCGLLMGFKTYESSGIAQEIEREIIAQNMEFANLMSGSRRFNWVWADDMKYSYNEEEAQFSLSFTLQKGCYATILLREILGREIFDGGDL; via the coding sequence ATGGAAAATTCAGCCATTTTTAAGCCATTGCTTACCACTACTCACGCACCGATTAATGCCTATTTTAGTAAAAATTCAAGCGATTTTGTCGTGCGCGAAATTCCATTATATGAATTTAGCGGAAGTGGCGAACATCTAATGATAGAGATTCAAAAAAAGGGCTTAAGCACCTTTGAAGCATTAAGCATATTCTCATCTGCTACCGGGGCAAAAATCAGAGATTTTGGCTATGCTGGATTAAAGGATAAAGATGGGATGACTACGCAATTTATATCGATACCATCAAAATTTGAAAGCCAAATCAATAATTTTACTCACCCAAATATCAAAATAATAAAGACAATTTATCACAATAATAAGCTAAGAATCGGCCATCTAAAGGGCAATCACTTCTTTATCCGCCTTAAAAAGGTCTTGCCAAGCGAGGCAAAAAAGCTAGAAAATGCGATAAATTTGATTGATAGTCGTGGCTTTGCTAACTACTTTGGCTATCAAAGATTTGGTAAATTCGCTGATAACTATCTAAAAGCCAAAGAGCTATTAATCGCAATTTCAAAAGGTGATAAAAAAGCCTTAAAAAGATATAATCCAAAGCTTAGAGATTTTTTGATTAGTGCGTATCAAAGTGAGATTTTTAACCGCATTTTAAGCAAGCGTGTGGAGATTAGCCGATTTTGCGATAGTTTTAGCGTTAGGGAGTTGAGTGAGATTTATAAATTTGACCTTGATACTATCAAAAATTTAAAACGCCAAAAGCAGTTTTTTAAGCTAATTTGCGGTGAAGTGATGGGGCATTATCCATTTGGTAAGCTTTTTTTGTGTGAAAATTTGGATTTAGAAGTTGAAAAATTTATCCAAAGAGATCGCACTAGTTGTGGGTTGCTTATGGGATTTAAGACTTATGAGTCAAGTGGGATAGCACAAGAGATAGAAAGAGAGATTATAGCTCAAAATATGGAATTTGCTAATCTTATGAGTGGTTCAAGGCGATTTAACTGGGTTTGGGCTGATGATATGAAGTATAGTTATAATGAAGAAGAGGCTCAATTTAGCCTTAGTTTTACACTACAAAAGGGCTGTTATGCTACAATTTTGTTGCGTGAGATTTTGGGTAGAGAGATATTTGATGGTGGGGATTTGTGA
- a CDS encoding thiamine-phosphate kinase → MDKEQIVISNFANNLNGDDGAVIGNMVYSKDMFVEDIHFKSHWLSPKQISSKAMIVNLSDAIAMNATPKYALLGLGLPRNLSSKYIKELSNGLKETAAKFNTQIIGGDTISSDKLIISLTIISHLNSKKPLSRYGAKVGDIVCYTGRLGESLKGLKTLLNGGKIGSNSRFVKPNLRFEFIKNSAKWLRSGMDISDGLASDLAKITGNKAVKFTKKLSKIEFISGEEYEMLIVVPPRNLKRVLNQAKISRIKLNILGKIINERAKFHGKFSHF, encoded by the coding sequence GTGGATAAAGAGCAGATCGTAATATCAAATTTTGCTAACAATCTAAATGGCGATGATGGTGCTGTAATCGGCAATATGGTTTATAGCAAGGATATGTTTGTTGAGGATATCCATTTTAAATCACATTGGCTTAGCCCCAAGCAGATTAGCTCAAAAGCAATGATAGTAAATTTAAGCGACGCAATAGCGATGAATGCCACACCAAAGTATGCTCTATTGGGGCTTGGATTGCCTAGAAATTTAAGTAGCAAATATATCAAAGAGTTAAGCAACGGCCTTAAAGAAACTGCGGCGAAATTCAACACTCAAATAATCGGTGGCGATACGATTTCAAGCGATAAATTGATAATTAGCCTAACGATAATATCTCATTTAAACTCTAAAAAACCATTAAGCAGATATGGAGCCAAAGTAGGGGATATAGTCTGTTATACTGGTAGATTGGGTGAGTCATTAAAGGGGCTTAAAACGCTTTTAAATGGTGGTAAAATAGGCTCAAATTCACGCTTTGTAAAGCCAAATTTGAGATTTGAGTTTATTAAAAATAGTGCTAAATGGCTTAGATCTGGTATGGATATCAGCGATGGATTAGCAAGCGATCTAGCCAAAATCACAGGAAATAAAGCGGTGAAATTCACTAAAAAACTATCTAAAATTGAGTTTATCAGTGGCGAAGAGTATGAGATGCTAATTGTCGTGCCGCCTAGAAATCTCAAAAGGGTATTAAACCAAGCCAAAATATCTAGAATCAAGCTAAATATCTTAGGTAAAATTATAAACGAAAGGGCAAAATTCCATGGAAAATTCAGCCATTTTTAA
- a CDS encoding glucose-6-phosphate isomerase: MVENRLQFHKQNISSINSYTRRINDEMNDGEIGYYHLPKLEINELVSSISNIKNTDFDSVVLIGVGGSSLGVKALYDMLNLKKELIFLDNLDPFSIEQKSAKINPQKSIFIVSSKSGTTIETISIYKYLLDKFKIKEHNNFIFITDPDSPLENYAKSINAMVFNIPKNVGGRFSVLSAIGLVPLGLCGADIKALLDGASSVKEQYLHNRDDTIIQKAYHYATHKNAKINVLFSYSDRLTSFNEWYIQLWAESLGKKRGYKRVGLTPVGLVGSKDQHSFLQLIMEGIKDKTVTFITIKDHKSDIMVPNLSLEYLNSCDFANSKSISDIFNAQAHSTIQALASELISIDEIALDKIDEWHCGWLIYYYELLTSAVGVMLGINTYDQPGVETGKRILKKLLENNNKF; this comes from the coding sequence ATGGTAGAAAATAGACTTCAATTTCATAAGCAAAATATAAGTAGCATTAATAGCTACACAAGACGCATTAATGATGAGATGAATGATGGAGAAATCGGTTATTATCATCTACCAAAGCTTGAGATAAATGAGCTAGTAAGCTCTATTTCTAATATCAAAAATACCGATTTTGATAGTGTGGTTTTGATCGGCGTGGGCGGTAGTTCTCTTGGTGTGAAGGCTCTTTATGATATGTTAAATTTAAAAAAAGAGCTTATATTTTTAGATAATCTCGACCCATTTAGCATAGAGCAAAAATCAGCCAAAATCAACCCACAAAAATCGATTTTTATAGTATCTAGCAAATCAGGCACAACTATAGAAACTATATCTATATATAAATATTTATTGGATAAATTTAAGATTAAAGAGCATAATAATTTTATATTTATAACCGACCCAGATAGCCCTTTGGAAAACTACGCTAAGAGCATAAATGCTATGGTGTTTAATATACCTAAAAATGTAGGCGGTAGATTTAGTGTGCTTTCTGCTATTGGCTTGGTTCCGCTTGGGCTTTGTGGAGCTGATATTAAAGCCTTGCTAGATGGTGCTAGTAGCGTAAAAGAGCAGTATTTACATAACAGAGATGATACAATCATACAAAAGGCCTATCACTACGCAACACACAAAAATGCTAAAATTAATGTTTTGTTTAGTTATAGCGATAGATTGACTAGTTTTAATGAGTGGTATATTCAGCTATGGGCTGAGAGCCTTGGCAAAAAGCGTGGCTATAAAAGAGTTGGCCTAACACCTGTTGGATTAGTAGGTAGTAAGGATCAGCACTCATTTTTACAACTTATAATGGAGGGTATAAAAGACAAAACCGTTACATTTATAACTATAAAAGATCATAAAAGCGATATCATGGTGCCAAATTTGAGTTTAGAGTATTTAAATAGCTGTGATTTTGCTAATTCTAAATCAATTAGTGATATATTCAACGCTCAAGCTCACTCTACCATACAAGCCCTAGCTAGTGAGTTAATAAGCATTGATGAAATCGCCTTAGATAAGATAGATGAGTGGCATTGTGGGTGGCTTATATATTATTATGAGTTGCTTACTAGTGCGGTGGGAGTTATGCTTGGTATTAATACCTATGACCAACCAGGTGTTGAGACAGGCAAGAGAATACTTAAAAAGCTGTTAGAAAATAATAATAAATTCTAA
- a CDS encoding Dps family protein has product MKNVVTQLNQLQADAHSLFVAFHDYHWNVKGLQFFSIHEYTEKEYDELAELYDEMAERAIQIGGKAITKADELLKIAKAPKISKDNYTAIEVIEALKVAFEYLVAEFKKLEEVAQKADDNTTVAIAQENYAKLEKKIWMLKATLA; this is encoded by the coding sequence ATGAAAAATGTAGTAACACAACTAAACCAACTTCAAGCTGATGCTCATAGCCTATTTGTAGCATTTCATGATTATCACTGGAATGTCAAAGGGCTACAATTTTTCTCAATTCACGAATACACAGAAAAAGAGTATGATGAGTTAGCAGAGCTCTATGATGAGATGGCAGAGCGTGCTATCCAAATAGGCGGTAAAGCTATCACCAAAGCTGATGAACTTCTAAAAATTGCTAAAGCACCAAAAATTAGCAAAGATAACTACACAGCTATAGAAGTTATAGAGGCTTTGAAAGTTGCGTTTGAATACTTAGTAGCTGAGTTTAAAAAGCTAGAAGAGGTAGCCCAAAAAGCTGATGATAACACAACAGTAGCAATAGCTCAAGAAAACTACGCTAAATTAGAAAAGAAAATTTGGATGCTTAAAGCAACCTTGGCGTAA